The following proteins are encoded in a genomic region of Drosophila miranda strain MSH22 chromosome 4, D.miranda_PacBio2.1, whole genome shotgun sequence:
- the LOC108162271 gene encoding uncharacterized protein LOC108162271, translated as MADFPGTPIISIYDLVRERKIFLACKGDQQKSQPESEPIAETIRDKSKAISKSISEHLSCSSDGNLLPPKPSNILASHLTKKRTGVVMQQQQSTTKKEVLDNKLPQKIAPRIRSGTTNSRASSVVENKLNACTSKSLTNTRYKKKNKMIQPSRDSTTKANLSDHSPDQRMPMSPRKAGGGNQPRIKTTAPLKLNLSKASQTKLRPKGLKSKVCLINPTKTPTTPVNGVPRWRH; from the coding sequence ATGGCTGACTTTCCAGGGACACCGATCATATCCATCTACGACCTGGTGCGAGAACGCAAGATCTTCCTTGCTTGTAAAGGCGATCAACAGAAGAGCCAACCAGAGAGCGAACCGATCGCCGAGACTATCCGAGACAAATCCAAGGCTATCAGCAAAAGTATCAGTGAACATCTGAGCTGTTCGTCCGATGGGAACTTGCTACCGCCGAAGCCATCAAATATTTTGGCATCGCATCTGACCAAAAAGCGGACGGGCGTAgtcatgcagcagcagcagtccaCCACCAAGAAGGAAGTGCTCGATAATAAGCTGCCCCAAAAGATAGCACCCAGGATACGCAGTGGGACGACCAACTCGAGAGCCTCTTCAGTTgtggaaaataaattaaatgccTGCACGTCAAAGTCATTGACTAACACGCGCTACAAGAAGAAGAACAAGATGATTCAGCCCTCAAGAGACTCGACAACAAAGGCCAACCTGAGCGACCACTCTCCAGATCAACGAATGCCCATGTCGCCTCGGAAGGCTGGCGGCGGAAACCAACCACGCATCAAGACTACTGCACCACTAAAGCTAAACCTCTCAAAGGCTTCTCAGACCAAGTTGCGCCCGAAGGGCCTCAAGTCGAAAGTTTGCCTCATCAACCCAACCAAGACTCCAACGACTCCTGTCAATGGTGTCCCCCGTTGGCGCCACTGA